In a genomic window of Stegostoma tigrinum isolate sSteTig4 chromosome 43, sSteTig4.hap1, whole genome shotgun sequence:
- the LOC132206779 gene encoding zinc finger protein 239-like: MERESTIHNREKPYICMCGVGFSRSSGLLKHKRSHIREKAWKCGNCGKGFNYPSDLERHQRGHTGEKPWKCGDCGKGFNYPSQVEIHRRSQTGERPFTCSKCGKEYAQVAHLLKHQLAHTNERPFKCPDCEACFKSSEKLISHQCAHTDKRPFRCAHCGTVFKRSSQLIIHQRIHIGERPFACSVCGKGFIQSFHLIKHQHVHTDERPYKCPDSEKCYKSSRELMNHQCVYTGERPFRCPHCGTGFRQTSQLTVHQRIHTGEKLFTCCIYGKAFTQLSTLLRHKRVHK, from the coding sequence ATGGAAAGAGAAAGCACCATTCATAATAGGGAGAAGCCATACATCTGTATGTGTGGAGTAGGATTCAGCCGATCATCTGGCCTACTAAAGCACAAACGCAGTCACATCAGGGAGAAGGCCTGGAAATGTGGcaactgtgggaaaggattcaattacccatctGACCTGGAAAGGCACCAACGtggtcacactggggagaaaccatggaaatgcggagactgtgggaagggattcaattATCCGTCTCAGGTGGAAATTCATCGACGTAGTCAGACTGGGGAAAGACCTTTcacctgctccaagtgtgggaaggAATACGCCCAGGTAGCCCATCTGCTGAAACACCAGCTGGCTCACACTAATGAGAGACCTTTCAAATGTCCTGATTGCGAGGCCTGCTTTAAAAGTTCTGAGAAACTGATATCCCATCAATGTGCTCACACCGACAAGAGGCCATTCAGATGTGCTCATTGTGGGACTGTATTTAAGCGATCATCTCAACTGATCatacaccagcgaattcacatcGGGGAGAGGCCATTCGCCTGCTccgtgtgtgggaagggattcattcagtCATTCCATTTGATTAAACACCAGCacgttcacactgatgagagaccttATAAATGTCCAGACTCTGAGAAATGCTATAAAAGTTCCAGGGAACTGATGAACCATCAATGTGTTTACACTGGAGAAAGACCGTTCCGATGCCCTCACTGTGGGACTGGCTTTAGACAAACATCTCAACTGACTGTGcaccagagaattcacactggTGAGAAGCTGTTCACTTGCTGTATATATGGGAAGGCATTTACTCAGTTATCCACATTGCTGAGACATAAGCGAGTTCACAAGTAA
- the LOC125449065 gene encoding zinc finger protein 418-like, translated as MVDKDVIDSGEKLYTCSVCGRDFNRSSGLSRHKCSHNGEKPCKCVNCGKGFTYPSQLETHQRSHTGEKPWKCGDCGKGFNYPSELEIHRRSHTAEKLFTCSECGKDFSHFHTLLIHQRVHTGERPFTCSKCGRGFSTSSHLLIHQRVHTKERPFKCPDCEKRFKSSGELMSHQRVHTNERPFRCIECGTRFRHSCQLTVHQRVHTGERPFACSMCGRKFTQSSDLLKHQRVHTDKRPFKCADCGKSYKSAGELLSHQRTHTDERPFMCSHCGTGFGRSSQLTEHQRVHTGERPFTCSKCGSRFTRSFNLLRHQRVHTREPPFTCSECGKEFTRSSTLLTHQQVHMH; from the coding sequence ATGGTAGATAAAGATGTAATTGATAGTGGAGAGAAACTGTACACATGTTCTGTGTGTGGACGAGATTTCAATCGATCATCTGGCCTGTCAAGACACAAATGCAGTCACAATGGGGAAAAGCCCTGCAAATGTGTGaactgtggaaagggattcacttaCCCATCCCAGTTGGAAACGCATcagcgcagtcacactggggagaaaccgtggaaatgtggggattgtggaaAGGGATTCAATTATCCATCTGAGCTGGAAATTCATCGGCGTAGTCACACTGCAGAAAAGCTGttcacctgctctgagtgtgggaaggatttTTCTCACTTTCATACCCTACTGATACACCagagagttcacactggggagagaccattcacctgctccaagtgtgggaGAGGATTCAGTACGTCATCCCATCTACTGATACACCAACGAGTTCACACTAaggagagaccttttaaatgtccagaTTGTGAAAAGCGTTTtaaaagttctggggaactgatgtcccatcaacgtgttcacactaaTGAGAGACCGTTCAGATGCATTGAATGTGGAACTAGATTCAGGCACTCATGTCAATTAACtgtacaccagcgagttcacactggggaaagaccatttgcctgctccatgtgtgggaGAAAGTTCACTCAATCATCCGACTTACTGAAACATCAACgggttcacactgacaagagacctTTTAAGTGTGCAGACTGTGGGAAAAGCtacaaaagtgctggagaacttCTGTCCCATCAAAGAactcacactgatgagagaccattcatgtgctctcactgtgggactGGGTTCGGGCGATCATCTCAGCTCACTGaacaccagcgggttcacaccggagagagaccattcacctgctccaagtgtgggaGTAGGTTCACTCGGTCGttcaacctgctgagacaccagcgagttcacaccagGGAGCCACCGTTCACCTGCTCAgagtgtgggaaggaattcactcGTTCATCCACactgctgacacaccagcaagttcacatgCACTGA